Genomic segment of Vitis riparia cultivar Riparia Gloire de Montpellier isolate 1030 chromosome 19, EGFV_Vit.rip_1.0, whole genome shotgun sequence:
ttaaataatagagtttgaaataatatatttaaaactgtaaaaaaatatatatataatatcatgttttttttttttaatcatctttattttggaatgtaaatattttttttaaaaaaaatagataattacCTTTTCCAgtacaaaaaatttacttctaTATACATAGAGGTAGATGGAACTTCATGCCATGTGTATTTGGGCTAAGCATGATAAAATAATTGAGATGAAGATAtcggtatccattgattttatattttcgaaccaaataatcataaaattattaaaattgtcAAAGTATTACCCCAAgatttggttattttttaaaggttGGAAgcatttgataatattaaaatattctttttttttttgtcaaaattagacatttaaaaaaaaaatttaaactattttaaaaataatagtcacaaaaagttttttttttttgtttttaaatatttgattagtgtttcttttgaaaaatatttattcttttttcttttttcttttttgtcatataatatatgataaaaaaaaactttcaaagcATTTAGATTGATTTGCATGtaaatattaattgatttttttttcttatgatagAAGGGTTAAAAGCACTTTCACCGTAATCTTGGGTCAAATTTATTTGTGAGAGAAtacaaaatgttttcaaatatttaattttttttaaattacaattataaatttttaaaagttacgAATCCTATCAAAGTTCTTCTTGAACAAATATAGATGAAcgaataattttttcaaatttatttttatacagaAAAAATAATGGGATAGGTTTTTTAGAAACCCTATCCTACTTTACCCTCAATGAaaagggtttaaaaaaaataaacgagTTTAAAACGGGTTTAACACACACATACATTTGTCACAAAAATTCAATAACTTTTTATTCAACACACATTTCAACCTTCAGGAAAGAAACGTGGTTGatatgatgtatttttttttttcattaaaaaaaaccagttacatttctaagaaaaaatataaatactctaataaaaaactatttattttatagtttaaaatattgttataaaaattattaaaatttgagataataatttttttttgtaatatttacttatttttttactggtttttactaattattatttttttttcttttttcttttttttataaattaaagtatctattataattaataatttgtaatttggaaataaaagtttaaaaagaagAATCCAGCACGCCACGATGTACTCATGGGAACATATAGTAATGACTAATGACATGCCATGTCACCTCATGTCCTCAAATAGTGATAGCTATATCCTTGCTGCACACTTAAATCGTGATGCCATTCACATTCTATCATAtcaatttgaataataatttccTTGCTGCTCCACCAATCACCATTGACTTAGGTGGAAAGTTGCTTACGTATTACAAGTTCAAGCCAACAATTTAAGACTTAAAAGCTCtccattatttcatttcttaattttaactATATTCAACCCATGTGAAACCTGTGAAACCTAACCCAGTGTCAAATTGAGAATTTCTTAATTGAGAATTTTAACTAGTCTCACTTAAAAGGAGTAAATGTTTTCTTGAGGTAAGAAGGTTTTATTTAtgatagtgattttttttttactttttgaatAGGTTTTTATGGGTACGTGTTGCTATCTAAATCCTTGAAAATACGTAGATAATAAGTGTGTTGATAaacatacaaataaaataaagtacgttgaaaattgaaactcaTAAATAAAGTTAGTCGATGTTAGAATTTGATTCTATATTCTTAAGATGAATTTATCCCTTTTATGTGCTTATGGTTTATTGACAATCAGATCATTTTCTTGATATAGTAACACTTTAAATCACAAGAAACAATGAATCCATTTTCTTGATATAGTAACACTTTAAATCACAAGAAACAATGAATCGTTTGgtgatttgtattattttatgtaCCAAATATTTGGTAGAAAAGGGAAATGATTAGACTTGAAACTAAGAAGGACTTgaatgaccaaaaaaaaaaaaaaaaaaaaggaaggagtGGATAGAatagatgaatgaatgaataatGTCATGGAGTTGGTGATTTATCAGAAAAGATGCGTCTTTAAAGTATTAGACACATCATTTGAAGGGTTGTATTTTAAGACATCAAACAcattatttgaaagatgttGTATCTTCTAAATATAAGACACATCCTTTAAAATAAGTTGTGTCATCAAGAAACAAcgtgtctttaaaaaaaataaaaataaaaataaagtcatAATTCCCCTTCACCTATGTAAATTTCAACATATGTCATATAccaaatgattttatattttagatccaaatgataataaaattgttaaaattgtcaaaatataaagaaatgatttggttatattttttaaatgttagaagCATTtggtaatattaaaatatatttttttgttttgttgccaaaattagatattttataaagttttttaaagctattttaaaatttatagagtcactaaaagtattttttttaatacttgattagtgtttccttcaaaaaaaatatttttttcttcattttgttaTGTGATATATgattaaaacactttaaaagcattttttttcataaataaagagattgtattaaaaaaCCACCAAAGCAATGACTTAAATTTCAAGACAGAAAAACACTCCTCATACCTTAGCAGAAAGCCAAGGCCCGAGGAGTAGCCCTACCCACACCCTTAACGGGTTGCCACCCAACCAACAAAATCAACTAAGGTCAACGGACCGTCTTTTATAGACAACTTTGTCTCCgaccaaacaaaataaacaaaagaagacTTAAGCCTTTGAATTGATAGCTCTTCTTCCTCAAAAACAACTTtgttccttgccttccaaaccgtccaaaaaaggcacaaaggACTTGCTTTCCAAACACCCTTCCTCTTCTTACCCACAAAAGTCCCATTCCATCCCAAAAGCATCTCTTTAATAGTGGCTGGCATCACCCACTGCACCCCGAACATAGAGAAAAACAACACCCAAAGAGTCCTTGCCTTTCACAATGGAGCAGAATGTGATCTATTGATTCTTCTTGTCTTTGACAAAGGTAACATCTGTTCGCTAGAGCCCATCTTCTCTTTTGAAGCTAATCTAAGGTAAGAGCCTTCCCCCAAGTTgcttccctaaaaaaaaaactcactctaGGTTGCACCGAGACTTTCCAAATAGCCGACGAAGGGAAGGAGACTGGATGACCTGATACTAACGATTTGTAAAGAGACTTAACTGAAAACTTCCCACATTTAGTCTCTCTCCAAATCACCTTATCATCCATTGCTTGTTGAATTCGCTTCCTATTTAAGGCCACAAAAAACTGCAAACctcatccaactcccaatcattaaacgaTCTAGAAACTTCCCCCACCCTCATTGCACCACTACACATCCTTAACCCAAGCATCCTTAAAAACAACCAATgcaaataaggaaggaaaagaaacacaaagaggttcatccccacaccaaatatctttccaaaattttacccttTGCTCATTCCCcacaacaaaaaacaacctaCTTCTTACAACTTCCTATTCCTTCCTAAGAGTTTTCCACAACCCATACCATACCCCCTCTCTTGCTTCCTTTGAACTCCATCTCCCGTGCTCCTTCCCATACTTTCCCCTAATCACTTGGTTCCAAAAAGCCTCTCTCTCAATagcaaatctccaactccatTTACACAAAAGAGCCTTGTTAGGGATAGAAAGGCTCTTAACCTCCAATCCCCCATTACACTTCTCAAGGTAAACCAAATCCCACCTAACAAGATGAGGCTTCTTCTCAAGAGCCCCAcctccccacaagaaatccCTCTGAATTCGCTCTAATCTCAGTCTAACTTTTCTGGGTATGGAGAGCATGGACATAAAGTAAATGGGCATACTTGCTAGAGTACTCCGAGTCAAAGTAATCCTACTTCCTTTGGATATGTATTGACTCTTCCATCTAgccaatttttttctcattctctccTCCACACCGTCCCAAACAACCAGCGATCTATAAGGCGCTCCTAAAGGCAATCCCAAATAAGTGGTTGGAAGACTTCCAACCTTACAACCAATAGTTGCAACCAATTCCACTGCATTTTCCACACTACCCATTGGAATAAGCTCACTTTTGTTAAGGTTAATTCTCAAACCCGAcatggcctcaaaccacattaaaatccAACTTAAATACAACAATTGATACTTGGAAACTCCATAAAAAACCAACATGTCATTAGCAAACAGAATGTGTGACACTTTAACTCCCTTACCACCCTTGCTCCTCACCTTACAAGCTGACACAAAACCCCTATTTACTACACTCCTTAGAAGACTACTAAAAGCTTCCATTACCATCACAAAAAGGTACGAAGAAAGGGGATCCCCTTGCCTTAAACCTCTACAGCTTTGAAAAAAGCCCAAGGAAGACCCATTAACCAAAACGGAGAAGTTGACTATGGAGATACACCACTTCATCCACCTAAtccatttttttcccaaaaccCATCATActcatgattaaaaataagaaagaccATTCCACATGGTCATacgccttctcaatgtccaGCTTACACATCACTACCCCATCCTTGCCTTTTAAAACCGAGTCTAAAACTTCATTAGCCACAAGGACAACATACAAAATTTGCCTTCCTTCCACGAAAGCATTTTGAGCCTTGGAGACTACCTTCCTCACCACCATTTTTAACCTATTGGCTAGAACTTTAGCCAACCATTTATACAGACTTCCCACCAAACTGATAAGCTTGAAATCCCTTAAGTCTTCCGCCTCTCCTTTCTTTAGGatcaaaacaataaaagttGCATTCAGGCTTTTAACGAAACGACCATGGTTatgaaaatccctaaaaaaCCCCATGACCTCCTCTTTCACAAACTCCCAAGATGATTGCCAAAAATCCATAGCGAATCCATCAGGCCTAGGTGCTTTAACCCCATAAAAACCTTTAAGAGCCTCCAACACCTCCTGCTTCGAAAAAGGTTCCTCTAGTCTAACTGCATCCACAACCTCCAACATCTCAAAAGATATCCCCCTTATGCTGGGTCTCCAACCTCCAACAGCAAACAAcattaatttaaacttattCACTACCCCATCTCTAACCTCATTCTCATATGTTAACCAAACTCCATTATTTTGACCCTGGATAACATGTTCCTCTTCATGTGAGTGTTGGCCATCATGTGGAAGAAACTAGTATTCATGTCCCTCTCTTTCAGCCAGACTTCCCTTGATTTCTGTCTCCACGAAATCTCTTCCAACAAAGCCCACTTTTTAAAATCCTCTTTAGCTCATCTCATTGCATTCATTTCCTAAGCAGAAAGAGGTTGGGATAATTCCACTTTGTCATAGAAATCCACCTGATTCAAGGCCAAAGCCTTATTGACCTCCACTTTACCAAAATCCAATCTATTCCAATCTTTCAACAGCGGCTTCAAAGCTTTCAATTTAGAAGCTAACACAAAGCTCACAGACCCATTAAAATTGAGCCATGCTTACCACTCTTGCACTTTTTCCTTGAACCCTTcttccttcaaccacatattctcaaacctgaaaGACATCAAACCACTCCTCACCCCTCTCTCATctaaaagaattagaaaatgaTCTGAGACCGACTTAGGAAGGACACACTGCACAATCCCAGAGAAATGACCCACCCACTCATTCGAGACTAGAAACCAATCGATCATTGAATGAGATTGATTGTTCAAACCTCCCTTCCAAGTGAAGGAGCCTCCGTGCAAAGGCAGGTCCCTCAGCTCTAAATCCTCAATAATCTTCGAAAATCTCCTCATTGAAAAAGTTAATATGCCTCCCCTACTGCTTTCCACAGGGAATCTCACAACATTGAAATCACCTACCACTCACCAAAGA
This window contains:
- the LOC117909152 gene encoding uncharacterized protein LOC117909152, which encodes MLFAVGGWRPSIRGISFEMLEVVDAVRLEEPFSKQEVLEALKGFYGVKAPRPDGFAMDFWQSSWEFVKEEVMGFFRDFHNHGRFVKSLNATFIVLILKKGEAEDLRDFKLISLVGSLYKWLAKVLANRLKMVVRKVVSKAQNAFVEGRQILYVVLVANEVLDSVLKGKDGVVMCKLDIEKAYDHVECCRGLRQGDPLSSYLFVMVMEAFSSLLRSVVNRGFVSACKAMSGLRINLNKSELIPMGSVENAVELVATIGCKVGSLPTTYLGLPLGAPYRSLVVWDGVEERMRKKLARWKSQYISKGSRITLTRSTLASMPIYFMSMLSIPRKVRLRLERIQRDFLWGGGALEKKPHLVRWDLVYLEKCNGGLEVKSLSIPNKALLCKWSWRFAIEREAFWNQVIRGKYGKEHGRWSSKEAREGVWYGLWKTLRKE